CTGGTTACCCAGCCCTTCGCCTTTGCTGGCTCCTTTCACCAGCCCGGCAATATCTACAATTTCAATGGTGGTCGGAACCACGCGCTCTGGCTTTACCAACTCTGCCAGTTTGTTCAGGCGCTCATCGGGTACAGTTATGACCCCAACGTTGGGTTCAATGGTGCAAAACGGAAAGTTGGCCGACTGGGCCTTTGCATTAGACAAACAGTTAAAAAGGGTTGATTTACCCACGTTGGGTAAACCCACAATTCCGCATTTAAGAGCCATGGTTCAAAATTTGGCGCAAATGTACACTATTTACCCTCTGCCCATAAAGCCCCTTTTCTGCGCTGTGCCTGTGGCGAAAACCTGTCTGACAGGCTGGGTAACTTGCTTCTCAACCTTTCGTGTGTGCTGATCATGGACTTTGCATGAAGAGCACTTTCACAAATTTGGCAGCGTTTTTAACAGGTTAAGATGTGCCTGATTCAAGTCAGAAAAAATGCCGCGCATATGTACCACTGTTTTCCACAAACGCTCTTCATAACTCGCAATAATAATCTGCATGGCGGAAAGTCAAAGTTCTATTTTTACCACAAACTTCTTGAGCCTCAAAAAATGGATAAACTCACTACACTTCAGGAAATTGCGCAACAAATACGACGCGATATTGTACGCATGGTACACGCTGTTAACTCCGGTCACCCGGGTGGCTCATTGGGTTGCACCGATTATTTTGTGGCCTTGTTTTTTGAGGTGATGAATCATCAGCCCAAACCATTTGATATGGACGGCCACGGACAGGATTTGTTTTTCCTGAGCAACGGACATATTTCGCCCGTGTTTTACAGCACCCTTGCCCGAAGTGGTTATTTTGATGTAAGCGAGTTGGCTACTTTTCGCAAGCTCAATTCGCGTTTGCAGGGTCACCCCGCCACCCACGAGGGATTACCCGGTGTGCGTGTGGCCTCCGGCTCGCTCGGCCAGGGTTTGTCCGTTGCTCTTGGCGCCGCTTTGGCCAAAAAGCTCAATCAGGACAAGCATCTTATCTATTCCCTGCACGGCGATGGCGAACTGCAGGAAGGCCAAATTTGGGAAGCCGCCATGTTTGCCGCACACCACAAAATTGACAACATCATTTCTACCGTAGATTTTAATGGCAGACAAATTGATGGTGATGTTGAAGACGTAATGTCTCTGGGCGATTTGAGCGCCAAGTGGGAATCGTTTGGATGGCACGTAGTGGAAATGGAAGGCAACGACATTGCCGCCGTTATTTCCGGACTTCGCGAAGCCCAAACCCACACAGGCAAAGGAAAGCCGGTGGTAATACTGATGACAACAGAAATGGGGCAAGGAGTTGACTATATGATGGGAAGCCACAAATGGCACGGAGTGGCCCCCAACGACGAACAACTTGAAAAAGCCCTTGCGCAACTGCCCGAAACGCTGGGCGACTACTAATACCTGATGAACGCTTTATTGCGATATCTGCTTCTGACCTCTGCTCTGCTGGTGGCGTTTCAAGCCCTTGCGCAGGACAAACCCCTCACGCGGATTCTGTTTGTGTTCGACGCGTCGAACTCCATGCACGGCCGCTGGGAGAGCAAAAGTAAAATTGAAGTGGCCCGTAAGTTATTGGGGCAAAGTATGGACGAGTTAAAGGATGTAGAAAACCTCGAACTCGCTTTGAGGGTTTATGGCCATCAAACACCCATTACACCCGGTAATCAGGATTGTGAAGATACGCGCCTTGAGGTGGCCTTTGGCCCGAACAACCACAATCGCATCAAGCAAATTATCAATCAGATCAATCCCAAGGGCACCACCCCCATAGCCCGCTCGCTGGAGAAAGCCGCCAATGATTTTCCCAAGTGCAAGGATTGCCGCAACATCATTATTCTGATTACCGATGGCATTGAGGCCTGCGACGGTGATCCCTGCGCGGTATCGCGGGCCCTGCAGAAAAAGGGCGTGATCCTCAAGCCTTTTGTAATTGGAGTGGGGCTCGACGAGGGTTTCAAAAGCACCTTTGAATGCGTAGGGAATTACTACGATGCCACCAACGAAGAAACCTTTCAAAACGTGTTGCGGATTGTGATATCGCAAGCACTGAACAGCACTACTTCTCAAATCAATCTGCTTAATATCAACGCTAAACCAACCGAGAGCAATGTTCCTGTGAGCATTTACAACAACCACACCGGTGAGTTGATATGGAACATCGTGCATACACTGAACCACCGCGGCGACCCTGATACGCTAAACCTCGACCCCACCGTAAACTACGATTTTGTGGTGCACAGTTTGCCGCAGGTGCGGAAGGATAATGTGAGCCTCACCCCCGGAATTCACAACGTAATTGGAATTGATGTGCCGCGCGGTTCGCTCGAGCTCAAAATGGCCGCCAAGATTCGCGGAATGGAGCTACAGGCCATCGTACGCCAAAAGGGCGAAATGAATACCCTTCACGTGCAGACTTTTAACACACAGCAGCAATACCTGGTGGGTACATACGACCTTGAAGTGCTCACACTACCGAGGTTAATTATCAAGGATGTAGCAATTGACCAAAGCCACACAACCACCATTGAAATTCCGCAGCCCGGTGTAGTGAACCTACAGATGAACTCACCCGGCTACGGCAGTATTTTTGAGCTCGGCAAAGGTGAAATGAAGTGGGTTTGCGATTTGGACGATCATACTGCCAACGTCCAGTATCACCTTCTTCCCGGCAAGTACAAAATTGTGTACCGCTCCAAAAAGGCGAAGCAAACCATCTACAGTAAAGAACAGGAATTCAATATTCAACCAGGGGCATCCACGCACCTCAAATTGTAATACCCTTATGCAACAAATTGAAGTTACCGGCAAAAAGGACACCCGCTCAGGATTCGGCGCAGGATTGCTCGAATTGGGTCACCAAAACCCCAATGTGGTCGGGCTGTGTGCCGATCTTACGGGTTCGCTCAAAATGAATGCCTTTCAGGATGCTTTTCCCGATAGATTTTACCAGGTGGGTATTGCCGAGGCCAACATGATGGGTGTGGCTGCGGGTCTCACCATCGGAGGGAAAATCCCCTTCACCGGAACCTTTGCCAACTTCTCTACCGGCAGGGTGTATGACCAGATCAGGCAGAGTATCGCCTATTCGCACAAGAATGTGAAAATTTGCGCATCGCACGCGGGCCTCACACTGGGTGAAGACGGTGCTACCCACCAGATTCTCGAAGATATTGGCATGATGAAAATGCTGCCCGGCATGGTGGTGATCAATCCCTGCGATTACAACCAGTGCCGGCTTGCAACCATCGCCATTGCTGAGCACTACGGACCTGTTTACCTTCGTTTCGGACGACCATCAGTGCCCATTTTTACCGACGAAAATGCCCGATTTGAAATTGGAAAAGCCGTACCCATGATAGACGGCAGTGATGTAACAATTTTTGCCACCGGTCATTTGGTGTGGAAATCCATCGAAGCCGCTCGCAAACTCAACGACGAAGGCATCAGCGCTCAGGTAATCAACATACACACCATTAAACCTTTGGACGAAGAGACAGTCTTAGACGCTGTAAGCCGCACACGCTGCGTAGTTACTGCCGAAGAGCATCAGCGCCACGGCGGATTGGGCGACAGCATAGCGCAACTTTTGGCGCTCAAAATGCCCACTCCCATGGAAATGGTTGCTGTGAATGACTCTTTCGGCGAAAGTGGCACTCCCGATGAATTGATGACCAAGTACGGTATTGATACAGAGGATGTGGCTGCTGCTGCCAGACGTGTGTTGAGCCGTAAATAAAGGCATCAACACCCAATGGATGGATCATCCAACCGATCGTGATATTCTCGATGCGCTGCGCAACAACTCCGTGCCCGATGAGGCATTCAGGAGACTTTTGCGCGTCTATCAGGAGCGTTTGTACTGGCATGTGAGACGAATGGTCATTGATCACGACGACGCCCATGATGTGATGCAGGAAGTATGGATTCGGGTGTGGCGGGCACTTCCCGGATTTAGGGAGGAAGCCGCGCTGTACACCTGGCTTTATCGGATTGCCTCAAACGAGAGTCTGAGCCATATTAAAAAACAAAAACGACAGCGCGACCACAAGCAACAGCACAGTCAGGAAGTGGCAGCACGCGGATTGAACGCCGACCCCTACTTTGACGGGGATGAAGCTCAAAAAGCCCTGATGCAGGCAGTGGAAAGTCTGCCGGACAAACAACGTTTGGTCTTTAACCTCAAGTATTTCGACGATTTAAAATACGAAGAAATCGCCACCATCACCGAAACCAGTGTGGGCGCGCTCAAAGCCTCTTACCACCACGCCGTAAAGAAAGTTGAGGAACATTTGCGCAACGCTTTAAACCAAATGACCTGAAAAACATCCAAGCCTATGCAAACAAGTGATACACCCATGGAAGATTTGCACAAAGATCCGCTGAATGAAGCACCACTGCTGCGCGAATTGCGTGGCAAAGGCTCGGGAATGAGCGTTCCTGAGGGGTACTTTGAAGCAACACGTGCTGAGCTCGGGCAAACCATTCCGGATACCTCTGCCGCTGTGAGGAAATTGCCCCTGAAATGGTACTTTGCTGCTGCCGCATCGCTGGCCATTGCTTTTGGCGCGGTTTTCCTGTGGTCATCGCGAGAGAGTATTGAGATGCGGGCAGAAGTGTCGCAGGAAGAACTTTGGGAGTCAGACGCGTTTTTTCTGGCAGCTTCTGAAGCTATTTACGACATGTACGAAAGTGATTTTTCCGAAAACACCGACGACGACATCATTAACTACCTCGTCTTTGAAGACATTTCCATACAACTCATCCTCGAAGAACTCACACCATGAAAACCGTTCAAACCCTTTTCACAGCGATTGTTCTGCTATGTAGCACAGCACTTTCTGGCCAACACGGCCCGGAGGTTCACCAGGAAATAGAAGCCCGCAAGGTGGCTTTTCTGTCGCAAAAACTTTCGCTCACCACATCGGAAGCACAGACGTTCTGGCCCATTTACAACGAGTACAGCGAACAGATGCACAACCTTCGGCGAGCGCGCAAAAAATCGCATCGGGCTCAAAAACAGGATACATCACTTTCCGACGCCGAGCTGGAAGCCTCCATCCGCGAGCAGTTTGAATTGGAGCGCGGCGAGATTGCCATTCGCGAGAAGTACTTCGACCTTTTCAAAACCGTGCTTTCTATGGAGAAAATAGCCAGGCTCTACAACCTGGAACACGAGTTTAAGCGCGAGTTACTTCGCGAAATGCGCGAAAATTGTAAACGCGGAAAATAAAGCTCGACGTACCTTTGCGGCAATTAATACCCGGGTATGTCAACCAATCGCGAACGTTTTTTTGCCCTTCAGGCGCAAACCACCGACCATCCCATGGGCCTCGAAATTGCCCATGCCGAAGGTATCTGGGTAACCGACACCAATGGCATACGCTACATGGATTTGGTTTCGGGACTTGCCGTAACCAATATCGGTCACCGGCATCCAGCTGTTATTGAGGCCATCAAGTCGCAATGCGATTGGTACCTGCACGCCATGCCCTATGGCGAATACATCCAGGCACCCCAGGTTGAACTTGCCGAACGCATGTGCACGCTGGCCCCGGCTCCACTCAAAAACATCTATTACGTAAACTCAGGAACTGAAGCCAATGAGGCGGCTCTGAAACTCGCCAAGCGATACACCGGACGTACGCAACTCATCGGTTTTCAGGGAGCATACCACGGCAGTACGCATGGTTCTTTGAGTCTATCGGGCAACGAAAAAAAGAAAACGGCTTTCAGGCCCTTGCTACCTGACACCGACCATCTGCGCATCAATGTGTTTGAAGACCTGGAGCGCATCACTCACCGTACCGCCGGGGTGATTCTGGAAACCATTCAGGCCGATGCCGGGGTTCGTATTCCAGCAGTTGGGTTCATGCAGGCCTTGCGTGCGCGTTGTGACGAAACCGGTGCCCTGCTGATTCTTGACGAGATTCAAAGCGGCATGGGACGCACGGGAAAGCTCTTTGCTTTTGAGCATTATGGAATTATACCCGATGTGGTGACCCTGGCCAAAGCGTTTGGAGCCGGTATGCCCATGGGCGCGTTTATGGCTGCGCCGGAAGTGATGGCTTCGCTGCGATCTAAACCCATGCTCGGGCATATCACCACTTTTGGTGGACACCCGGTTTGTTGTGCCGCAGCCTTGGCCGGACTTAACGCGTTGATTGACGAGCGCATGATGGAAAATTGCGAAGCCAAAGGAGCGCTGTTTGAGTCACTGTTGAATCATCCGGCTGTACAGGAGATCCGCAGAAAAGGACTGATGCTGGCCGTAGAATTTGAAAGTTTTGAGCAGGTGCATGCCATTTACCATGCGTGTCTTGAAAGAGGTGTGATTACCTTCTGGTTTTTGTCGTGCAACAACAGTTTTCGCCTGG
This DNA window, taken from Cryomorphaceae bacterium, encodes the following:
- a CDS encoding transketolase → MDKLTTLQEIAQQIRRDIVRMVHAVNSGHPGGSLGCTDYFVALFFEVMNHQPKPFDMDGHGQDLFFLSNGHISPVFYSTLARSGYFDVSELATFRKLNSRLQGHPATHEGLPGVRVASGSLGQGLSVALGAALAKKLNQDKHLIYSLHGDGELQEGQIWEAAMFAAHHKIDNIISTVDFNGRQIDGDVEDVMSLGDLSAKWESFGWHVVEMEGNDIAAVISGLREAQTHTGKGKPVVILMTTEMGQGVDYMMGSHKWHGVAPNDEQLEKALAQLPETLGDY
- a CDS encoding VWA domain-containing protein: MNALLRYLLLTSALLVAFQALAQDKPLTRILFVFDASNSMHGRWESKSKIEVARKLLGQSMDELKDVENLELALRVYGHQTPITPGNQDCEDTRLEVAFGPNNHNRIKQIINQINPKGTTPIARSLEKAANDFPKCKDCRNIIILITDGIEACDGDPCAVSRALQKKGVILKPFVIGVGLDEGFKSTFECVGNYYDATNEETFQNVLRIVISQALNSTTSQINLLNINAKPTESNVPVSIYNNHTGELIWNIVHTLNHRGDPDTLNLDPTVNYDFVVHSLPQVRKDNVSLTPGIHNVIGIDVPRGSLELKMAAKIRGMELQAIVRQKGEMNTLHVQTFNTQQQYLVGTYDLEVLTLPRLIIKDVAIDQSHTTTIEIPQPGVVNLQMNSPGYGSIFELGKGEMKWVCDLDDHTANVQYHLLPGKYKIVYRSKKAKQTIYSKEQEFNIQPGASTHLKL
- a CDS encoding transketolase family protein, which encodes MQQIEVTGKKDTRSGFGAGLLELGHQNPNVVGLCADLTGSLKMNAFQDAFPDRFYQVGIAEANMMGVAAGLTIGGKIPFTGTFANFSTGRVYDQIRQSIAYSHKNVKICASHAGLTLGEDGATHQILEDIGMMKMLPGMVVINPCDYNQCRLATIAIAEHYGPVYLRFGRPSVPIFTDENARFEIGKAVPMIDGSDVTIFATGHLVWKSIEAARKLNDEGISAQVINIHTIKPLDEETVLDAVSRTRCVVTAEEHQRHGGLGDSIAQLLALKMPTPMEMVAVNDSFGESGTPDELMTKYGIDTEDVAAAARRVLSRK
- a CDS encoding sigma-70 family RNA polymerase sigma factor, whose product is MDHPTDRDILDALRNNSVPDEAFRRLLRVYQERLYWHVRRMVIDHDDAHDVMQEVWIRVWRALPGFREEAALYTWLYRIASNESLSHIKKQKRQRDHKQQHSQEVAARGLNADPYFDGDEAQKALMQAVESLPDKQRLVFNLKYFDDLKYEEIATITETSVGALKASYHHAVKKVEEHLRNALNQMT
- a CDS encoding aspartate aminotransferase family protein, which codes for MSTNRERFFALQAQTTDHPMGLEIAHAEGIWVTDTNGIRYMDLVSGLAVTNIGHRHPAVIEAIKSQCDWYLHAMPYGEYIQAPQVELAERMCTLAPAPLKNIYYVNSGTEANEAALKLAKRYTGRTQLIGFQGAYHGSTHGSLSLSGNEKKKTAFRPLLPDTDHLRINVFEDLERITHRTAGVILETIQADAGVRIPAVGFMQALRARCDETGALLILDEIQSGMGRTGKLFAFEHYGIIPDVVTLAKAFGAGMPMGAFMAAPEVMASLRSKPMLGHITTFGGHPVCCAAALAGLNALIDERMMENCEAKGALFESLLNHPAVQEIRRKGLMLAVEFESFEQVHAIYHACLERGVITFWFLSCNNSFRLAPPLNITEEEIRDACARMSEAMNSVLG